Proteins from one Romboutsia sp. CE17 genomic window:
- the cbiD gene encoding cobalt-precorrin-5B (C(1))-methyltransferase CbiD: MEEYVYIDGKKYRRGYTTGSCAAAASKAATHMLLTKNKIDKINIDTPKGIPLSLNVCNIELTENKAKCSIEKDGGDDIDATHSMHIYAEVELIDRTNDEDIIVEGGIGVGVVTKKGLSVEVGKPAINPVPMRMINSEVRKVIGEDFKYNLGKSKSLKITICAPEGVEIAKKTFNPRLGIIGGISILGTTGIVEPMSDEGWKKSLSIELEMKKAQGLESIILVPGNHGEKFIKEKLNLDMKYVVRTSNFVGYMLKEAQRIGFKKILMVGHIGKYIKISAGIFNTHSKIADARSEILISNLAMMGAPYEFLKRIEGCVTAEAAVEIINESNYKDFYNLISNKCKLKIEQYLLDEEIDVEVMIFSMDKTLLGKSDNADSLVEVFR, encoded by the coding sequence ATGGAAGAGTATGTATATATTGATGGAAAAAAATATAGAAGAGGATATACAACAGGCTCATGCGCTGCAGCAGCATCTAAGGCAGCAACTCATATGCTGCTTACTAAAAATAAAATAGATAAGATTAATATAGATACACCAAAAGGAATACCGCTATCATTAAATGTTTGCAATATAGAGCTTACTGAAAATAAAGCAAAATGCTCCATTGAAAAAGATGGAGGAGACGATATTGATGCAACTCATAGTATGCATATATATGCAGAAGTAGAACTGATAGATAGAACTAATGATGAAGATATTATAGTTGAGGGAGGAATAGGTGTAGGGGTTGTTACTAAAAAAGGTCTTAGTGTTGAAGTAGGAAAACCGGCTATAAATCCAGTTCCAATGAGAATGATAAATAGTGAAGTTAGAAAAGTTATAGGTGAAGATTTTAAGTATAATCTTGGAAAAAGTAAATCTTTAAAAATAACAATATGTGCTCCAGAAGGTGTAGAAATAGCAAAGAAAACATTTAATCCAAGGCTTGGAATTATAGGAGGTATTTCTATACTTGGGACAACTGGAATAGTTGAACCTATGAGTGATGAAGGATGGAAAAAATCTTTATCAATTGAGTTAGAAATGAAAAAAGCTCAAGGGTTAGAAAGTATAATACTAGTTCCAGGTAATCATGGAGAGAAGTTTATAAAAGAAAAACTAAACCTAGATATGAAGTATGTAGTGAGAACTAGTAACTTTGTAGGATATATGTTAAAAGAAGCTCAAAGAATTGGATTTAAAAAAATACTTATGGTAGGTCATATAGGAAAGTACATAAAAATATCTGCTGGTATTTTTAACACTCACAGTAAAATAGCTGATGCAAGAAGTGAAATACTAATCTCTAACTTGGCTATGATGGGAGCACCATATGAATTTTTAAAGAGGATAGAAGGTTGTGTTACTGCTGAAGCTGCAGTAGAAATTATAAATGAAAGTAATTACAAAGATTTTTACAATTTAATAAGCAACAAATGCAAGTTAAAAATAGAACAATATTTATTAGATGAAGAAATAGATGTGGAAGTAATGATATTCTCAATGGATAAAACACTACTTGGAAAATCAGATAATGCAGATAGTTTAGTGGAGGTATTTAGATGA
- the hemC gene encoding hydroxymethylbilane synthase, producing the protein MKIVVGSRGSKLALTQTNWVIDQLKKHNPEVNFEVKIIKTKGDLVQHLSLDKIGDKGLFVKEIEQQLIDKEIDIAVHSMKDMPSSLPNGLKFASIPKREDPRDVLVLKEGYNCIDDLPKGAKIGTGSKRRKYQLLKHRPDLEIVPIRGNIDTRIRKIKDENLDGVVLAAAGILRASMSDRISYYIPTDIMVPAPAQGALAIEIRDNDLEVENLINCLKDKETEIQVAAERGFLDGVNGSCHIPMGAYCKIEGDKIKLTGLFGDEEGHKLIIKELEGNVKFPRETGLELAKLILKEYESYEG; encoded by the coding sequence ATGAAGATAGTAGTTGGAAGCAGAGGAAGCAAATTGGCTCTTACACAAACTAATTGGGTAATAGATCAGTTAAAAAAACATAACCCTGAAGTTAATTTTGAAGTAAAGATAATAAAAACTAAAGGTGACTTAGTACAACATTTATCTTTAGACAAAATAGGGGATAAGGGATTATTTGTAAAAGAAATAGAGCAACAATTAATTGATAAAGAAATAGATATAGCTGTTCACAGTATGAAGGATATGCCTTCTAGCTTACCTAATGGTTTGAAATTTGCAAGTATACCTAAAAGAGAAGATCCAAGAGATGTTCTTGTATTAAAAGAAGGATATAACTGTATAGATGATTTACCAAAGGGAGCAAAAATAGGTACAGGTAGTAAGAGAAGAAAGTATCAATTACTAAAGCATAGACCTGACCTAGAAATAGTTCCAATAAGAGGGAATATTGACACAAGAATAAGAAAAATAAAAGATGAAAATCTAGATGGAGTAGTGCTTGCAGCAGCTGGAATACTAAGAGCTAGTATGAGTGATAGGATAAGCTATTACATACCAACAGATATAATGGTACCTGCTCCAGCACAAGGAGCTCTTGCAATAGAAATAAGAGATAATGATTTAGAAGTAGAGAATTTAATAAACTGTCTAAAAGATAAAGAAACAGAAATACAAGTAGCAGCTGAAAGAGGATTTTTGGATGGAGTAAATGGAAGTTGTCATATTCCAATGGGAGCTTATTGTAAAATAGAAGGAGATAAAATTAAGCTTACAGGATTGTTTGGAGATGAAGAAGGGCATAAGCTGATAATAAAAGAATTAGAAGGTAATGTAAAATTTCCAAGAGAAACAGGATTAGAGTTAGCAAAATTAATCTTAAAGGAGTATGAAAGCTATGAAGGGTAA
- the cobJ gene encoding precorrin-3B C(17)-methyltransferase: MIYVVGIGPGSKDMMTIEAIKAIENSDVIVGYKTYINLIDEFIEDKEVVSNGMRQEIDRCKKAVEIAKEGKNVAVVSSGDAGIYGMAGLILELTTKEEKEVPVKVVPGVTASIGAAAILGAPIMHDFCHISLSDLLTPWEVIEKRLKLAAEADFVVCLYNPRSKGRSEHLAKAFEIMREFKDGSIPVGIVKDVGREKEEKFICTFDTMDFERVDMTTMVVIGNKSTFIKDGKMITPRGYTV; encoded by the coding sequence ATGATATATGTTGTAGGAATTGGTCCAGGAAGTAAAGATATGATGACTATAGAAGCAATAAAAGCTATAGAAAATTCTGATGTAATAGTAGGATATAAAACATACATAAATTTAATAGATGAATTTATAGAAGATAAAGAAGTTGTTTCAAATGGGATGAGACAAGAGATAGATAGATGTAAAAAGGCAGTTGAAATTGCTAAAGAAGGTAAGAATGTAGCTGTTGTAAGTAGTGGAGATGCTGGAATATATGGTATGGCAGGACTTATACTTGAATTAACTACAAAAGAAGAAAAAGAGGTACCTGTAAAAGTAGTTCCAGGAGTAACTGCAAGTATAGGAGCAGCTGCAATATTAGGAGCACCAATAATGCATGATTTCTGTCATATAAGTTTAAGCGACTTATTAACTCCATGGGAAGTTATAGAAAAAAGATTAAAATTAGCTGCTGAAGCTGACTTTGTAGTTTGCTTATATAACCCAAGGAGCAAGGGGAGAAGCGAGCATTTAGCTAAAGCATTTGAGATAATGAGAGAATTCAAAGATGGATCTATCCCAGTTGGAATAGTTAAAGACGTAGGAAGAGAAAAAGAAGAAAAGTTTATTTGTACATTCGATACTATGGATTTTGAAAGAGTAGATATGACAACTATGGTTGTTATAGGAAATAAGAGTACTTTTATAAAAGATGGTAAGATGATAACTCCTAGAGGATACACTGTATAA
- a CDS encoding cobalt-precorrin-7 (C(5))-methyltransferase: MINIIGLGPGNESYITKLGEKLIMESEILIGGKRNLETIKNFKGEKIEMASNLKEILEYINANKHKQISVIASGDPSIYGIGKYLSNNIDNKNLNIVSGISSLQYIFSKIYVDMNDLYITSSHGKVPDFDYILSHKKVCMVTDSKIGPHEISKEIINRGLKKTIVVGENLSYDSEKITIGSPEEILKIEKFDMNVVVILDEK; this comes from the coding sequence ATGATAAATATAATCGGATTAGGTCCGGGAAACGAAAGTTATATAACTAAGTTAGGTGAAAAGTTAATTATGGAGTCTGAGATTTTAATTGGTGGAAAAAGAAATTTAGAAACTATAAAAAACTTTAAGGGCGAAAAGATTGAAATGGCATCTAATTTAAAGGAAATTTTAGAATATATAAATGCCAACAAACATAAGCAAATATCTGTTATAGCATCAGGTGATCCATCTATATATGGAATAGGAAAATATTTATCTAATAATATTGATAATAAAAATTTGAATATAGTATCTGGAATAAGTTCTTTACAATATATATTTTCAAAAATATATGTAGATATGAACGATTTATATATAACTAGTAGTCATGGAAAGGTACCTGATTTTGATTACATATTATCTCATAAAAAAGTATGTATGGTTACAGATAGCAAAATAGGTCCTCATGAAATTAGTAAAGAGATTATAAATAGAGGCTTAAAGAAAACTATTGTAGTTGGAGAAAATTTATCTTATGATAGCGAAAAAATTACAATAGGAAGTCCAGAAGAAATACTTAAGATAGAAAAATTTGACATGAATGTTGTGGTGATATTAGATGAAAAATAG
- a CDS encoding sirohydrochlorin cobaltochelatase: MKKAVLVVSFGTSYDETRKKTIEVCEKKISAELSEYDFYRAYTSNMIIRKIKKRDGIEINNPLQALEKLYEEGYEEVIVQTLHIICGEEFNKLKAQIESYKPKFKKLVLGRPLLTYIDDYKEVVEALEVQIPKMENDEAVVFMGHGTFHESHAAYPAIEYMLRDHGINGYVGTVEGYPEIENVIKRLKENKVKIVNLMPLMLVAGDHAINDMAGDEEDSWKSILEEQGFEVKVHLQGLGENYKIQDKFVKHAYDCIKQLKELEVIC, encoded by the coding sequence ATGAAGAAGGCGGTTTTAGTAGTAAGTTTCGGAACAAGTTATGATGAAACAAGAAAAAAGACAATAGAAGTATGTGAAAAGAAAATAAGCGCAGAACTTAGCGAATACGATTTTTACAGAGCATATACTTCAAATATGATAATCAGAAAAATAAAAAAGAGAGATGGAATTGAAATAAACAACCCATTACAAGCTTTAGAAAAATTATATGAAGAAGGATATGAAGAAGTTATAGTGCAAACGCTTCATATAATTTGTGGGGAAGAATTTAATAAATTAAAAGCACAAATAGAAAGTTATAAGCCTAAATTTAAAAAATTAGTTTTAGGTAGACCATTACTTACTTATATAGATGACTATAAAGAAGTAGTTGAAGCTTTAGAAGTTCAAATACCAAAAATGGAAAATGATGAAGCTGTAGTATTTATGGGGCATGGAACTTTCCATGAATCTCATGCCGCATATCCAGCAATAGAATATATGCTAAGGGACCATGGGATAAATGGATATGTAGGTACAGTAGAAGGTTATCCAGAAATAGAGAATGTAATAAAAAGATTAAAAGAAAATAAGGTAAAAATCGTTAACTTAATGCCACTAATGTTAGTTGCAGGAGATCATGCAATAAATGATATGGCAGGAGATGAAGAAGATTCTTGGAAATCAATATTAGAAGAACAAGGATTTGAAGTTAAGGTACATTTACAAGGATTAGGGGAAAATTATAAAATTCAAGATAAATTTGTAAAGCATGCATATGATTGTATAAAACAATTAAAAGAATTAGAAGTTATATGCTAA
- a CDS encoding cobalt-precorrin-4 methyltransferase — protein sequence MNKVHFVGAGPGDKELITLKGYKLLSNADVVIYAGSLVNPELLEYCKEGCEIHNSAYMDLQQITDVMEKGIKEGKSVVRLQTGDFSIYGSIREQVEELNKLDIDYDCTPGVSSFLGASSALGVEYTVPEISQSVVITRMEGRTPVPEKESIESFAKHQTSMVIFLSVQEIEKVVERLISGGYPETTPIAVVYKATWPDEKIIKGTLQDIAKKVKENNITKTALIMVGEFLGKEYNNSKLYDKDFKHEYRF from the coding sequence ATGAATAAAGTACACTTTGTAGGTGCAGGACCAGGGGACAAAGAATTAATAACGCTAAAAGGATATAAACTTTTAAGTAATGCAGATGTTGTAATATATGCAGGTTCATTAGTTAACCCAGAACTTTTAGAATATTGTAAGGAAGGTTGCGAAATACATAACAGTGCTTACATGGATTTACAACAAATAACAGATGTTATGGAAAAAGGAATAAAAGAAGGAAAATCTGTAGTTAGATTACAAACAGGAGACTTCTCAATATATGGTTCTATAAGAGAACAAGTCGAAGAATTAAACAAGCTAGATATAGATTATGATTGTACACCAGGAGTAAGCTCATTTTTAGGAGCATCATCAGCCCTTGGAGTAGAATATACAGTACCAGAAATATCTCAAAGTGTAGTAATAACAAGAATGGAAGGTAGAACTCCAGTACCAGAAAAAGAATCAATAGAATCTTTTGCTAAGCATCAAACTTCAATGGTTATATTCTTATCAGTTCAAGAGATTGAAAAGGTTGTTGAAAGATTAATATCTGGAGGATATCCAGAAACTACTCCAATAGCTGTAGTTTACAAAGCTACTTGGCCAGATGAAAAGATAATAAAAGGAACCTTACAAGATATAGCAAAGAAAGTTAAAGAAAACAACATAACTAAAACTGCTTTAATAATGGTAGGAGAATTCTTAGGTAAAGAGTATAACAACTCAAAACTATACGATAAGGATTTTAAACATGAATATAGGTTCTAA
- a CDS encoding cobalt-precorrin-8 methylmutase produces the protein MEYIKNPMEIESKSFEIIQGIIDEIRPGYEFKNEVEEKIIKRAIHTTADFEYLDILKISDKAVDSIVDALNNKATIFTDTNMALSGINKRKLSALDCDFKCLVADEEVADLAKEKGITRSMAAVEVAAKTPGRKIFVLGNAPTALYKVMEMKNEGNLDIDAVVGVPVGFVGAAESKDELEKTDIPYIISKGRKGGSNLAAAIINAILYSM, from the coding sequence ATGGAATACATCAAAAATCCTATGGAGATAGAGAGTAAAAGTTTTGAAATTATACAAGGTATAATTGATGAAATTAGACCAGGGTATGAGTTTAAAAATGAAGTAGAAGAAAAAATTATAAAGCGTGCAATACACACTACAGCAGACTTTGAATACTTAGATATATTAAAAATATCTGATAAAGCAGTAGACTCTATAGTAGATGCATTAAACAATAAAGCTACAATATTTACAGATACAAACATGGCTTTAAGTGGAATAAATAAAAGAAAATTATCAGCTTTAGATTGTGACTTTAAATGCTTAGTGGCAGATGAAGAAGTAGCTGATCTTGCAAAAGAAAAAGGAATAACTCGCTCTATGGCAGCAGTAGAGGTAGCAGCTAAAACTCCAGGAAGGAAAATATTTGTGCTTGGTAATGCGCCAACAGCTTTATATAAAGTTATGGAAATGAAGAATGAAGGTAACCTTGATATAGATGCAGTTGTAGGAGTTCCAGTAGGATTTGTTGGAGCAGCAGAATCTAAAGATGAATTAGAAAAAACTGATATACCATACATAATCTCTAAGGGAAGAAAAGGTGGAAGTAATTTAGCTGCTGCTATAATAAATGCTATTTTATATTCTATGTAG
- a CDS encoding cobalt-precorrin-6A reductase — MILVLGGTSDSLEICSELNKIFNLKYTLSVTTEYGKDLAKGYARNVILGKLNKNEMMNFIKENKVKLIIDATHPYAIEVSKNAIECSSESNIEYIRYERKSLIEGIEYKNIFVVDTIEEACSIASKRGNNIFIGSGSKNLNKYVELIKDKKLIARVLPTSEVIKSCEDLGLNADNIIAMKGPFSKTINIEMYKQYKIDLVITKESGVAGGFLEKIDAAKHLDIPVVIIRRENIEYPKVINDVKEIRNLIKI, encoded by the coding sequence ATGATATTAGTTTTAGGTGGGACCTCAGACAGCTTAGAAATATGCAGTGAACTAAACAAAATATTTAACTTAAAATACACTTTATCTGTAACAACAGAATATGGAAAAGATTTAGCAAAAGGGTATGCAAGGAATGTTATTTTAGGGAAACTTAATAAGAATGAAATGATGAACTTTATAAAAGAAAATAAAGTAAAGCTAATAATAGATGCAACTCACCCTTATGCTATAGAGGTCTCTAAAAATGCAATAGAATGCTCAAGTGAATCTAATATAGAATACATAAGGTATGAAAGAAAATCACTTATAGAAGGTATAGAATACAAAAATATTTTTGTAGTAGATACTATTGAAGAAGCTTGTAGTATAGCAAGTAAAAGAGGAAATAACATATTTATAGGAAGTGGAAGTAAGAACTTAAATAAGTATGTGGAGCTTATAAAAGATAAAAAATTAATTGCAAGAGTATTACCTACAAGTGAAGTTATAAAGAGTTGTGAAGATTTAGGACTAAATGCAGATAACATAATAGCTATGAAAGGTCCGTTTAGTAAAACTATAAATATTGAAATGTATAAGCAATACAAAATAGATTTAGTAATAACTAAGGAAAGTGGAGTTGCTGGAGGATTCTTAGAAAAGATTGATGCAGCAAAGCATCTTGATATACCAGTAGTAATAATAAGAAGAGAAAATATAGAATATCCAAAAGTTATAAATGATGTGAAGGAAATAAGAAATTTAATAAAAATCTAG
- the cbiG gene encoding cobalt-precorrin 5A hydrolase has product MNIGSNIAILSITANGRKLACKIKNLLDDGDIYFINNKKDENTSLIKENIIKSSEDGTELYTVKKRLKLFVEEIFDKYEYIVFIMATGIVVRTIAPLVTSKFSDPAILVTDEKGTNIISLLSGHMGGANEMTLRISELLNSNPVITTATDTNKKSSLDMIAKKLNAHIDNFRDNVLLINSMLVNGDSVGLYLDGEYNNIDTRGFTLLDNSKSINKCLYDEEKLNKINSKTIVVISNKEYLEVDNSFKNNYKIIRVIPKNIVIGIGCRRDTDSSLLQESLNDFIHKNNIDKKSIKEIGSIEVKKDEKAIIDLSEALKVPFKVLSTEDISKVDDLFEKSEWVKKSVGVYSVAEPVAHILSDGNLIIEKNKYKGITFSAGRLKI; this is encoded by the coding sequence ATGAATATAGGTTCTAATATAGCAATACTTAGTATCACTGCAAATGGACGTAAGTTAGCTTGTAAAATAAAAAATCTATTAGATGATGGAGATATTTACTTTATAAATAACAAAAAGGATGAAAATACATCATTAATAAAAGAAAATATAATCAAATCTTCAGAAGATGGGACTGAGCTTTATACTGTAAAAAAAAGATTAAAATTATTTGTAGAAGAGATATTTGATAAGTATGAATACATAGTATTTATAATGGCAACAGGAATAGTAGTTAGGACAATCGCGCCTTTAGTTACTAGTAAGTTTTCTGATCCAGCTATTTTGGTCACTGATGAAAAAGGAACTAATATAATTAGTTTACTAAGTGGACACATGGGTGGGGCAAATGAAATGACACTTCGTATAAGTGAACTTCTAAACTCTAATCCTGTAATAACTACAGCTACGGATACAAATAAAAAATCTTCTTTAGATATGATAGCTAAAAAATTAAATGCACACATCGATAATTTTAGAGACAATGTATTACTAATAAACTCTATGTTAGTAAATGGTGATTCTGTAGGTTTATACTTGGATGGAGAATATAACAATATTGATACCAGAGGATTTACATTATTAGATAATTCTAAGAGTATAAATAAATGCCTATATGATGAAGAAAAATTGAATAAAATTAATTCAAAAACAATTGTAGTTATAAGCAACAAAGAATACTTAGAAGTGGATAATTCATTTAAGAATAACTACAAAATTATAAGAGTAATACCTAAAAATATAGTAATAGGAATTGGATGTAGAAGAGATACAGATAGCTCCTTGTTACAAGAGTCTCTAAACGACTTTATACATAAGAATAATATAGACAAAAAATCAATAAAAGAAATTGGTAGCATAGAAGTAAAGAAAGATGAAAAAGCCATCATAGACTTAAGTGAAGCTCTAAAAGTACCTTTTAAAGTCTTATCAACAGAAGATATCTCTAAGGTAGATGACTTATTTGAAAAATCAGAGTGGGTGAAAAAAAGTGTAGGAGTATACTCAGTTGCTGAACCAGTAGCTCACATATTAAGTGATGGTAATTTAATAATAGAAAAAAATAAATACAAAGGAATTACATTCTCAGCGGGGAGGTTGAAGATATGA
- a CDS encoding decarboxylating cobalt-precorrin-6B (C(15))-methyltransferase, translating to MKNSEFITGKVPITKEEVRAISINKLNLANAKRFIDVGAGTGSVTVEAAYHYPNLEVKAIERNDDALDLINKNVEKFNLKNVEIIKGYAPVEINKKVDAIFLGGTGNNLEEIILWSKDLLVKGGRLVANFIIVDTFYQTLNLLRKYGFRNLDVSVLNVSKLEKLGRGEYFKPLNPIYIISCEKGVDNDDE from the coding sequence ATGAAAAATAGTGAATTTATAACAGGGAAAGTACCTATTACTAAAGAAGAAGTAAGAGCTATATCTATAAATAAACTTAATTTGGCTAATGCTAAAAGATTTATAGATGTAGGTGCAGGAACAGGTAGTGTAACTGTTGAAGCAGCATATCATTACCCTAATTTAGAAGTTAAAGCAATAGAAAGAAATGATGATGCTTTAGATTTAATAAATAAAAATGTTGAGAAATTTAACTTAAAAAATGTAGAAATAATAAAAGGATATGCACCTGTCGAAATAAATAAAAAGGTAGATGCAATATTCTTAGGAGGTACAGGCAACAATCTTGAAGAAATTATACTATGGTCGAAAGATTTATTAGTAAAAGGTGGAAGATTAGTAGCTAACTTTATAATAGTAGACACCTTTTACCAAACATTAAATTTATTAAGAAAGTACGGATTTAGAAATTTAGATGTATCAGTTCTAAATGTTTCTAAACTAGAGAAACTGGGAAGAGGAGAGTATTTCAAACCTTTAAACCCAATTTACATAATATCTTGTGAAAAAGGAGTAGATAATGATGATGAATAA
- the cobA gene encoding uroporphyrinogen-III C-methyltransferase, with protein MKGKVYLVGAGPGDYKLLTLKGLECIKNADVIVYDRLANSNYLREAKPTCEFIYVGKESSNHTLPQDDINRVIADKAKEGKIVTRLKGGDPYVFGRGGEEGQLLKEEGIDFEVVPGITSAIGGLCYAGIPITHRDHASSFHVITGHLREDDKENPEINWNALANTRGTLVFLMGVANLKKISENLIKEGKCKDTPVALISWATRYNQRVITSTLEDVYETAIRENVKPPTLIAIGSVVNLRDTLNFFENKPLFGKNIMVTRSRTQSSSIVEKIMDLGGNPIEIPTIKIEKMENNIELENEINNIKNYTYLVLTSKNAVEIFFDKLEEMNLDARALANLKVCAIGSATAKEIKSRGINPDIVPEKFVAESLYDELKDKLTKEDKILIPRAKNARDYLLDKLGEICTVKEVHTYESVIDTSRKDEILDILDKEELDYITFASSSSVRNFVEIIGEENLEKINSSKVISIGPITSATARELNIDVYKEAEKATIDKIVEAITVD; from the coding sequence ATGAAGGGTAAAGTTTACTTAGTAGGTGCAGGACCAGGAGATTATAAGCTATTAACTCTAAAAGGACTTGAGTGTATAAAGAATGCTGATGTTATAGTTTATGATAGATTAGCAAATTCAAACTATTTAAGAGAAGCTAAGCCTACTTGTGAATTTATATATGTAGGTAAAGAATCTAGTAATCATACACTTCCTCAAGATGATATAAATAGAGTGATAGCTGATAAGGCTAAAGAAGGTAAGATAGTTACAAGACTTAAGGGAGGAGACCCTTATGTATTTGGAAGAGGTGGAGAAGAAGGGCAACTTTTAAAAGAAGAAGGCATAGATTTTGAAGTAGTTCCTGGAATAACTTCTGCTATAGGTGGACTTTGCTATGCAGGTATTCCTATAACTCACAGGGACCATGCATCTTCATTCCACGTAATAACAGGTCATCTAAGAGAAGATGATAAAGAAAATCCTGAGATAAACTGGAACGCTTTAGCTAATACTAGAGGAACTCTTGTATTTTTAATGGGAGTAGCTAATCTAAAGAAAATAAGTGAAAATCTAATCAAAGAAGGAAAATGTAAAGATACTCCAGTTGCACTTATAAGTTGGGCAACTAGGTATAACCAAAGAGTAATAACTTCTACACTAGAAGATGTTTATGAAACTGCTATAAGAGAAAATGTTAAACCACCAACATTAATAGCAATAGGAAGTGTAGTTAATTTAAGGGATACTCTAAACTTCTTTGAAAATAAACCATTATTCGGTAAAAATATAATGGTTACTAGAAGTAGAACTCAAAGTAGTTCAATAGTAGAAAAAATAATGGATTTAGGTGGAAATCCAATAGAAATACCTACTATTAAAATAGAAAAGATGGAAAATAATATTGAGTTAGAAAATGAAATTAATAATATAAAAAATTATACATATTTAGTTCTTACAAGTAAGAATGCTGTAGAGATTTTCTTCGATAAGTTAGAAGAAATGAACTTAGATGCTAGAGCTTTAGCAAATTTAAAGGTATGTGCAATTGGAAGTGCTACAGCTAAGGAAATAAAATCTAGAGGAATAAATCCTGATATAGTTCCAGAAAAGTTTGTGGCAGAGTCTTTATATGATGAGTTAAAAGACAAATTAACTAAAGAAGATAAGATATTAATACCAAGGGCTAAGAATGCGAGGGATTATTTATTAGATAAGTTAGGTGAAATTTGTACTGTAAAAGAAGTTCATACTTATGAAAGTGTAATAGACACTAGTAGGAAGGATGAAATCTTAGATATACTAGATAAAGAAGAGTTAGATTATATAACTTTTGCAAGTTCTTCAAGTGTAAGAAATTTTGTAGAAATTATAGGAGAAGAAAAT
- a CDS encoding cobalt-factor II C(20)-methyltransferase, producing the protein MAKFYGIGTGPGDSSLLTVKAVETIQNLDILYTPESRKGGDSLALSIVSKYIPDKLEIKSRHFPMNFNDGEKVVAWNKIAEEIVRDVKSGKNVGFVTLGDPMIYSTYVYIMERLIDDIEVETIPGISSFSNIASNQNFPLVMDREPLIVIPCTMEEERIDYALENYSCIVLMKVYKNFKEIIHKLEKFGLIDSAILVSNSSQESEVVYTDLRDAHLEEKISYFSTILVNKDNKKQLDKLVNKVG; encoded by the coding sequence ATGGCAAAATTTTATGGAATAGGTACAGGACCAGGAGATAGTTCATTATTAACAGTAAAGGCCGTAGAAACAATACAAAATTTAGATATATTATATACACCAGAGTCAAGAAAAGGTGGAGATAGCTTAGCTTTATCAATAGTAAGTAAATATATTCCAGATAAATTAGAAATAAAATCTAGGCATTTTCCAATGAATTTTAATGATGGAGAAAAGGTAGTTGCTTGGAATAAAATAGCTGAAGAAATAGTCAGAGATGTTAAGTCTGGCAAAAATGTTGGATTTGTAACTTTAGGAGATCCAATGATATATAGTACTTACGTTTATATAATGGAAAGACTTATAGATGATATAGAAGTAGAAACTATACCAGGAATATCTTCATTCTCAAATATAGCTTCTAATCAAAATTTCCCATTAGTTATGGATAGAGAGCCATTAATAGTAATACCATGCACTATGGAAGAAGAAAGAATTGACTATGCATTAGAAAACTATAGTTGTATAGTATTAATGAAGGTATATAAAAATTTCAAAGAAATTATACATAAGTTAGAAAAATTCGGTCTAATAGACAGTGCAATACTTGTAAGCAATTCATCTCAAGAAAGTGAAGTAGTTTATACGGACTTAAGAGATGCACACTTAGAAGAAAAAATATCATACTTTTCAACGATACTAGTAAACAAAGATAATAAAAAGCAATTAGATAAACTAGTTAATAAAGTAGGATAG